In the Scylla paramamosain isolate STU-SP2022 chromosome 14, ASM3559412v1, whole genome shotgun sequence genome, one interval contains:
- the LOC135106991 gene encoding uncharacterized protein LOC135106991, protein MIRFVALLATLGLALGGPSPDLPAAGYGAPPAPSYGPPPAPTYGPPPSQCYPQIKYVTHYQTKVQQVPVHKTVFKTQLVPTTLYKTVLHTQIVTKHERQYVPKYITTTYEQTRVVHKTQFVPDIRTQYVTKYITDTEYSSIYLTKTSYLTQRVTKTQVRYSTQVEYTPHYVTTTQHVTKLAHSTQLIPQYTTVVKYQQRYITHCPEPTYGPPPVSYGPPEPTYGPPPASYEAPEPLYHAPEPGHFEPPAPSYQAPAPTYGVPTPTPAYGF, encoded by the exons ATGATCCGCTTTGTGGCGTTACTGGCGACCCTCGGGTTAGCCCTGGGCGGCCCCTCCCCTGACCTCCCCGCGGCAGGATACGGTGCACCTCCAGCCCCTAGCTACGGCCCACCCCCGGCTCCCACTTACGGCCCACCTCCCTCCCAGTGCTACCCACAGATCAAATACGTCACTCACTACCAGACGAAGGTTCAGCAG gtgccagtTCACAAGACAGTGTTCAAGACCCAGCTGGTGCCCACGACCCTCTACAAGACTGTCCTGCACACTCAAATCGTCACCAAGCACGAGCGCCAGTACGTGCCTaagtacatcaccaccacctacgAGCAAACCCGAGTCGTGCATAAGACCCAGTTCGTGCCGGACATCAGGACTCAGTACGTGACCAAGTACATAACAGACACCGAATACAGCAGTATTTACCTCACCAAGACCTCCTACCTCACCCAGAGAGTCACCAAGACGCAGGTTCGCTATTCTACACAAGTGGAGTACACACCAcattacgtcaccaccacccagcACGTCACCAAGCTGGCACACTCCACCCAGCTGATCCCACAGTACACCACTGTTGTCAAGTACCAGCAGCGTTACATCACCCACTGCCCAGAGCCTACCTATGGTCCCCCGCCAGTCTCTTACGGGCCTCCTGAGCCTACCTACGGCCCCCCACCAGCCTCCTACGAAGCTCCGGAGCCTCTCTATCACGCCCCCGAACCAGGTCACTTCGAGCCACCTGCGCCATCCTATCAGGCACCGGCGCCTACCTATGGAGTCCCCACCCCCACTCCTGCTTATGGGTTCTAA
- the LOC135106989 gene encoding histone H2A deubiquitinase MYSM1-like isoform X1: protein MAASEELGGSLDVDVVGLVDLDFKNESDFFDFDSGGEFGLFGEAGAALHTTSSSTTTTTSAAATTTPLASPPGALLSTSPGANITTGSSSQNTTCNSLKKAGSTTKSKSHWTDIEKDLFQKGLELFGANWNQLSSFIFTKTPGQVRSFYKKWMEVVSVVQEADTLGETLIFMPADNVCISTDLEDPLGLIETATTTVTTTPLSPRRTKNIQNKSKTLKGHENVDSPFQPSDEIIVPSVGEECVIEQCDSFVGSPDNERGKERKTISAQKKSPGKVKKSGTSLHKSHSPFKMKNHKQKTKKKKMKVASSPKNSEVRNMSVVENVPKVVPEPNMALLGQVVHLVKDDEMETSDVDIDVSDDEQLVIIDKSPTDVILPSKVEAPKNPNMRGENTEIKEVHSKVESFGSEGRKQHIFTFPRPLKERELDLDEITEEEKVVHYEYFDGKGVKTPERYLKIRNYLINFWNQIKPKYVRKTAVRAGLKNCGDVNSISKVHEYLEKIGVINFECPESNYSSPLVVGIKPKEKHAIPSKPIVKVDRSEMTRQKQKKKLDMSLCEGGGLTISHDESGAIVDACHIPEAPRSRASSGSNRNGSRTEQFKLVRCLEHDPDTPAPFSVIMHAHALITMDLHAHTSLAEVMGLLGGYYDPTSHTLHVTVAVPTAAVSSGVECDMCPVSQSAACTTIHEGGVQVVGWYHSHPTFPPNPSIQDMDTQSQMQQWFARQDAHFLGIIVSPFCPTNRSEASHIRCIVLDKPPHCQEEKGSKVPYKLFWSVSEVMPGAWEEVCQGVRKVVTGARDDPMAVDWRGEWRGQVTNWEKAIASLNHHLPHYLHTPLQSVRTTFLAAVRECLDA from the exons ATGGCAGCCTCAGAGGAGCTGGGAGGTAGTCTGGATGTGGATGTGGTCGGGCTGGTGGATCTAGATTTCAA AAATGAATCAGACTTCTTTGACTTTGATTCTGGAGGGGAGTTTGGGCTATTTGGTGAAGCTGGTGCAGCATTGCATAcaacaagcagcagcaccaccaccactacttctgcTGCAGCCACAACCACTCCTCTTGCATCTCCACCAGGTGCCCTTCTCAGCACTTCTCCAGGTGCTAACATAACAACTGGTAGCTCCAGCCAAAATACAACTTGCAACAGTCTTAAAAAGGCTGGGAGCACCACCAAGAGCAAAAGTCACTGGACTGACATAGAGAAAGATTTGTTTCAAAAAGGCTTG GAACTCTTTGGAGCAAACTGGAATCAACTTTCAAGTTTTATATTTACAAAGACTCCTGGACAAGTACGAAGTTTTTACAAGAAGTGGATGGAAGTTGTAAGTGTTGTTCAAGAAGCTGATACACTTGGAGAAACCCTGATTTTCATGCCTGCTGATAATGTGTGCATTAGTACAGATTTAGAAGATCCTCTAGGGCTTATTGAAACAGCTACCACAACTGTTACCACCACTCCGTTATCTCCGAGAAGAACTAAGAATATTCAAAATAAATCCAAGACACTAAAAGGTCATGAAAATGTTGATTCACCTTTTCAGCCTTCTGATGAAATTATTGTTCCTTCAGTAGGTGAGGAGTGTGTCATAGAACAATGTGATTCTTTTGTAGGGAGTCCAGATAATgaaagaggtaaagaaaggaaaactattTCAGCACAAAAAAAGTCACCtgggaaagtaaagaagagtGGGACATCATTACATAAATCTCACTCGCCCTTTAAAATGAAAAAtcacaaacagaaaacaaaaaagaagaaaatgaaagttgCAAGCAGTCCAAAGAATAGTGAGGTAAGGAACATGTCAGTGGTAGAAAATGTGCCCAAAGTAGTGCCTGAACCCAACATGGCTCTGTTAGGCCAAGTGGTCCATTTGGTGAAGGATGACGAAATGGAAACGAGTGATGTTGATATTGATGTTAGTGATGATGAGCAATTAGTTATCATTGACAAGTCTCCCACTGATGTGATCCTTCCCTCAAAAGTGGAAGCCCCAAAGAATCCCAACATGAGGGGAGAGaacactgaaataaaagaagtgCATTCCAAAGTTGAAAGTTTTGGATCTGAAGGGAGAAAGCAACATATTTTTACTTTCCCCCGCCCACTGAAAGAAAGGGAGTTAGACttagatgaaattacagaggaagaaaaagttgttCATTATGAATATTTTGATGGTAAGGGTGTAAAAACTCCAGAAAGGTActtgaaaataagaaattatttgataAATTTTTGGAATCAGATAAAACCTAAATATGTGAGGAAGACAGCAGTGCGTGCTGGTCTCAAAAATTGTGGTGACGTGAATTCCATCAGCAAAGTGCATGAGTATCTCGAGAAAATTGGTGTAATTAATTTTGAGTGTCCAGAGAGCAACTATTCTTCACCTTTGGTTGTAGGAATTAaaccaaaagaaaaacatgCAATCCCAAGCAAACCCATTGTTAAAGTGGACAGGTCGGAAATGACTcgacagaaacagaaaaagaaattggATATGTCTCTTTGTGAAGGTGGAGGTTTGACCATAAGTCATGATGAATCAGGAGCCATTGTTGATGCTTGCCACATACCTGAAGCTCCTCGTAGCAGAGCAAGTTCTGGGAGCAACCGTAATGGGTCCCGAACAGAACAGTTCAAGTTGGTGCGTTGTCTGGAGCATGACCCAGACACCCCAgcaccattttctgttattatgcATGCACATGCTCTCATTACTATGGACCTTCATGCGCACACCTCCCTTGCTGAAGTTATGGGACTACTTGGAGGGTATTATGACCCTACTTCACACACATTGCATGTGACTGTTGCTGTGCCGACAGCAGCAGTCAGTTCTGGTGTGGAATGTGACATGTGTCCAGTGTCTCAGAGTGCAGCCTGTACCACAATTCATGAGGGTGGTGTCCAGGTTGTTGGATGGTATCATTCTCATCCAACATTCCCTCCAAATCCATCCATTCAGGATATGGACACTCAGAGTCAGATGCAGCAGTGGTTTGCCCGTCAGGATGCTCATTTCTTAGGTATTATTGTAAGTCCATTTTGCCCCACAAATCGTAGTGAAGCCTCACACATACGCTGCATTGTCCTAGATAAGCCGCCTCACTgtcaagaagaaaaaggttCTAAAGTTCCTTACAAGCTGTTCTGGTCTGTTAGTGAGGTGATGCCTGGAGCCTGGGAAGAAGTATGCCAGGGTGTGAGAAAGGTGGTGACTGGGGCCCGAGATGATCCCATGGCAGTGGATtggaggggagagtggagaggacaaGTAACCAATTGGGAGAAAGCAATAGCTTCTTTGAATCACCACCTACCTCATTATCTCCACACTCCTCTACAGTCTGTTAGGACAACTTTTCTGGCTGCAGTGAGGGAATGTTTAGATGCCTAG
- the LOC135106989 gene encoding histone H2A deubiquitinase MYSM1-like isoform X2, with protein sequence MEVVSVVQEADTLGETLIFMPADNVCISTDLEDPLGLIETATTTVTTTPLSPRRTKNIQNKSKTLKGHENVDSPFQPSDEIIVPSVGEECVIEQCDSFVGSPDNERGKERKTISAQKKSPGKVKKSGTSLHKSHSPFKMKNHKQKTKKKKMKVASSPKNSEVRNMSVVENVPKVVPEPNMALLGQVVHLVKDDEMETSDVDIDVSDDEQLVIIDKSPTDVILPSKVEAPKNPNMRGENTEIKEVHSKVESFGSEGRKQHIFTFPRPLKERELDLDEITEEEKVVHYEYFDGKGVKTPERYLKIRNYLINFWNQIKPKYVRKTAVRAGLKNCGDVNSISKVHEYLEKIGVINFECPESNYSSPLVVGIKPKEKHAIPSKPIVKVDRSEMTRQKQKKKLDMSLCEGGGLTISHDESGAIVDACHIPEAPRSRASSGSNRNGSRTEQFKLVRCLEHDPDTPAPFSVIMHAHALITMDLHAHTSLAEVMGLLGGYYDPTSHTLHVTVAVPTAAVSSGVECDMCPVSQSAACTTIHEGGVQVVGWYHSHPTFPPNPSIQDMDTQSQMQQWFARQDAHFLGIIVSPFCPTNRSEASHIRCIVLDKPPHCQEEKGSKVPYKLFWSVSEVMPGAWEEVCQGVRKVVTGARDDPMAVDWRGEWRGQVTNWEKAIASLNHHLPHYLHTPLQSVRTTFLAAVRECLDA encoded by the coding sequence ATGGAAGTTGTAAGTGTTGTTCAAGAAGCTGATACACTTGGAGAAACCCTGATTTTCATGCCTGCTGATAATGTGTGCATTAGTACAGATTTAGAAGATCCTCTAGGGCTTATTGAAACAGCTACCACAACTGTTACCACCACTCCGTTATCTCCGAGAAGAACTAAGAATATTCAAAATAAATCCAAGACACTAAAAGGTCATGAAAATGTTGATTCACCTTTTCAGCCTTCTGATGAAATTATTGTTCCTTCAGTAGGTGAGGAGTGTGTCATAGAACAATGTGATTCTTTTGTAGGGAGTCCAGATAATgaaagaggtaaagaaaggaaaactattTCAGCACAAAAAAAGTCACCtgggaaagtaaagaagagtGGGACATCATTACATAAATCTCACTCGCCCTTTAAAATGAAAAAtcacaaacagaaaacaaaaaagaagaaaatgaaagttgCAAGCAGTCCAAAGAATAGTGAGGTAAGGAACATGTCAGTGGTAGAAAATGTGCCCAAAGTAGTGCCTGAACCCAACATGGCTCTGTTAGGCCAAGTGGTCCATTTGGTGAAGGATGACGAAATGGAAACGAGTGATGTTGATATTGATGTTAGTGATGATGAGCAATTAGTTATCATTGACAAGTCTCCCACTGATGTGATCCTTCCCTCAAAAGTGGAAGCCCCAAAGAATCCCAACATGAGGGGAGAGaacactgaaataaaagaagtgCATTCCAAAGTTGAAAGTTTTGGATCTGAAGGGAGAAAGCAACATATTTTTACTTTCCCCCGCCCACTGAAAGAAAGGGAGTTAGACttagatgaaattacagaggaagaaaaagttgttCATTATGAATATTTTGATGGTAAGGGTGTAAAAACTCCAGAAAGGTActtgaaaataagaaattatttgataAATTTTTGGAATCAGATAAAACCTAAATATGTGAGGAAGACAGCAGTGCGTGCTGGTCTCAAAAATTGTGGTGACGTGAATTCCATCAGCAAAGTGCATGAGTATCTCGAGAAAATTGGTGTAATTAATTTTGAGTGTCCAGAGAGCAACTATTCTTCACCTTTGGTTGTAGGAATTAaaccaaaagaaaaacatgCAATCCCAAGCAAACCCATTGTTAAAGTGGACAGGTCGGAAATGACTcgacagaaacagaaaaagaaattggATATGTCTCTTTGTGAAGGTGGAGGTTTGACCATAAGTCATGATGAATCAGGAGCCATTGTTGATGCTTGCCACATACCTGAAGCTCCTCGTAGCAGAGCAAGTTCTGGGAGCAACCGTAATGGGTCCCGAACAGAACAGTTCAAGTTGGTGCGTTGTCTGGAGCATGACCCAGACACCCCAgcaccattttctgttattatgcATGCACATGCTCTCATTACTATGGACCTTCATGCGCACACCTCCCTTGCTGAAGTTATGGGACTACTTGGAGGGTATTATGACCCTACTTCACACACATTGCATGTGACTGTTGCTGTGCCGACAGCAGCAGTCAGTTCTGGTGTGGAATGTGACATGTGTCCAGTGTCTCAGAGTGCAGCCTGTACCACAATTCATGAGGGTGGTGTCCAGGTTGTTGGATGGTATCATTCTCATCCAACATTCCCTCCAAATCCATCCATTCAGGATATGGACACTCAGAGTCAGATGCAGCAGTGGTTTGCCCGTCAGGATGCTCATTTCTTAGGTATTATTGTAAGTCCATTTTGCCCCACAAATCGTAGTGAAGCCTCACACATACGCTGCATTGTCCTAGATAAGCCGCCTCACTgtcaagaagaaaaaggttCTAAAGTTCCTTACAAGCTGTTCTGGTCTGTTAGTGAGGTGATGCCTGGAGCCTGGGAAGAAGTATGCCAGGGTGTGAGAAAGGTGGTGACTGGGGCCCGAGATGATCCCATGGCAGTGGATtggaggggagagtggagaggacaaGTAACCAATTGGGAGAAAGCAATAGCTTCTTTGAATCACCACCTACCTCATTATCTCCACACTCCTCTACAGTCTGTTAGGACAACTTTTCTGGCTGCAGTGAGGGAATGTTTAGATGCCTAG
- the LOC135106990 gene encoding protein lifeguard 4-like — protein MDNTLLIPQDGGQAEKGGIVNDFMYGSNVAASHIYIRMGFLRKVYGLLFVQILVTTVIAAVFSQTPVLRQTIHDNPWLLMLCLPLTFGILIALHVKRHHVPINFMLLAAFTVVEAITVGVAVSMYEAEVVVKAFVMTLLITGALTAYTFQTKRDFTSMGAGLIVGLMMLIGLGFMNIFLGSDALELMLAGGGALIFCLFIVFDTQMMMQKLSPEEYILATINLYLDIINLFLELLRIFGDRK, from the exons ATGGATAATACACTGTTGATTCCTCAAGATGGAGGGCAAGCAGAGAAGGGAGGGATTGTCAACGACTTCATGTATGGCTCCAATGTGGCAGCGAGTCATATCTACATTCGCATGg gATTTCTGCGTAAGGTGTATGGGCTTTTGTTTGTCCAGATCTTGGTGACCACAGTTATTGCTGCTGTATTTTCTCAAACTCCAGTTCTTCGTCAAACCATCCATGATAATCCATGGTTGCTTATGCTTTGCCTGCCCCTGACTTTTGGAATCCTGATTGCACTTCATgtgaaaag GCATCATGTTCCCATCAACTTCATGCTGTTGGCAGCATTCACTGTGGTGGAGGCAATCACTGTGGGTGTGGCAGTGAGCATGTACGAGGCTGAGGTGGTTGTAAAGGCTTTCGTTATGACTCTGCTAATTACAGGAGCACTCACTGCATATACTTTCCAGACCAAGAGGGACTTCACTAGTATGGGAGCTGG GTTAATTGTTGGTCTGATGATGCTTATTGGTCTTGGATTCATGAACATTTTCCTGGGAAGTGATGCCCTGGAACTGATGTTAGCTGGCGGAGGTGCTCTTATCTTCTGCCTCTTCATTGTCTTTGATACTCAG atGATGATGCAGAAGTTGTCACCTGAAGAGTATATTTTAGCCACAATAAACCTGTACCTGGACATCATAAACCTGTTCCTGGAACTGCTACGTATATTTGGTGACAGAAAATGA